From Prosthecobacter sp., the proteins below share one genomic window:
- a CDS encoding formate--tetrahydrofolate ligase, with protein sequence MRASIAMHPEISPIAAGLGISPEHLILHGRDMAKISLKALQEKPARGKLILVSAITPTPAGEGKTTVSIGLAQGLKKIGQSVALALRQPSMGPVFGRKGGATGGGKSSVRPAHAINLHFTGDFHAITCAHNLLSAVIDNHLFLGDAPLKPEHVLWKRVMDMNDRALRIVRTAVGKPTERVTGFDITAASEIMAILCLSESLLDLRKRLERIVVGFTPEGEPVFAKEFRVTGAMMALLREALMPNLVQSMEGVPAFLHGGPFANIAHGCNSVLATRMALAYADFAVTEAGFAFDLGGEKFMHIKCRQAGLAPAAIVIVATIRALKMHGGVALDQLTQTDTEALRRGLDNLAAHLDSAAQFQRPVIVAVNRFTNDSEEELALVHEFCAARGVPSATADVFSHGGDGAMQLAEKVLAALPQESAPLPFLYQPDDSVETKLTAIATKIYGADGVQLTDEAKARLALFARSGFDKLPLCMAKTQDSLSDDAKKRGRPRGFTITVRDFEIANGAGFLVALTGTMMRMPALPKVPAAERIQVTDEGIMSGI encoded by the coding sequence ATGCGCGCTTCCATCGCCATGCACCCGGAGATCTCCCCCATTGCCGCCGGACTCGGCATCTCACCCGAGCACCTCATTCTTCATGGGCGGGACATGGCCAAGATCAGCCTCAAAGCCCTCCAGGAAAAACCGGCGCGCGGGAAGCTGATCCTCGTCTCCGCCATCACGCCGACACCGGCGGGTGAAGGCAAAACGACCGTCTCCATCGGTCTGGCGCAGGGTTTGAAAAAGATCGGGCAGAGCGTCGCGCTCGCATTGCGTCAGCCGTCGATGGGACCGGTGTTTGGCCGCAAGGGCGGCGCGACGGGTGGTGGCAAAAGCAGCGTGCGGCCCGCGCATGCGATCAATCTGCATTTCACCGGCGACTTCCACGCCATCACCTGCGCGCACAACCTGCTCTCCGCCGTCATCGACAACCATCTCTTCCTCGGCGACGCGCCTCTGAAGCCGGAGCACGTGCTGTGGAAACGCGTGATGGACATGAACGACCGTGCCCTGCGCATCGTGCGCACCGCCGTCGGCAAACCGACCGAGCGCGTCACAGGTTTCGACATCACTGCGGCTTCCGAGATCATGGCGATCCTCTGCCTCTCTGAATCGCTGCTGGATCTGCGCAAACGTCTCGAACGCATCGTCGTCGGCTTCACACCGGAGGGCGAGCCGGTCTTCGCCAAAGAGTTCCGCGTCACCGGAGCCATGATGGCATTGTTGCGCGAAGCGCTGATGCCGAATCTCGTGCAGAGCATGGAAGGTGTGCCTGCCTTCCTGCACGGCGGGCCGTTTGCGAACATCGCGCATGGCTGCAACTCGGTGCTGGCGACGCGCATGGCGCTCGCCTATGCCGATTTTGCCGTGACCGAAGCCGGATTCGCCTTCGATCTCGGCGGTGAAAAGTTCATGCACATCAAATGCCGGCAGGCCGGTCTCGCACCTGCGGCGATCGTCATCGTGGCAACCATTCGCGCTTTGAAAATGCATGGTGGCGTGGCGTTGGACCAGCTCACGCAGACCGACACGGAGGCACTGCGGCGTGGTCTCGACAATCTCGCCGCGCATCTCGACAGCGCCGCTCAGTTCCAGCGTCCGGTCATCGTGGCAGTCAATCGTTTCACCAACGACTCTGAGGAAGAACTCGCCCTTGTGCATGAGTTCTGTGCCGCGCGTGGTGTGCCCAGCGCCACCGCCGATGTGTTCTCTCATGGCGGTGACGGAGCCATGCAGCTCGCGGAAAAAGTGCTCGCCGCATTGCCCCAGGAGTCCGCGCCGCTGCCCTTTCTTTATCAACCTGACGACAGCGTTGAAACAAAGCTCACCGCCATCGCCACGAAGATTTATGGCGCTGATGGTGTGCAGCTCACCGATGAAGCGAAAGCCAGGCTCGCGCTCTTTGCCCGCAGCGGATTCGACAAGCTGCCGCTCTGCATGGCCAAGACGCAGGACTCGCTCTCCGACGATGCGAAGAAGCGCGGACGCCCGCGTGGTTTCACCATCACGGTGCGCGACTTTGAAATCGCCAACGGCGCTGGTTTCCTCGTCGCTTTGACCGGGACCATGATGCGCATGCCCGCGCTGCCGAAGGTGCCCGCCGCCGAACGCATCCAGGTCACGGACGAAGGCATCATGAGCGGCATCTAG